A DNA window from Janibacter sp. A1S7 contains the following coding sequences:
- a CDS encoding fumarylacetoacetate hydrolase family protein — protein MRIARYTEGDDPVYGLVDGGGTKIAEVTGDPLYQRIELTGRTTTVDEVRLLAPVIPRSKIIGIGRNYADHAAEMGNDVPDEPLMFLIPNTAVVGPNDPVVIPSLTSEVHFEGELAVVIGRMCKDISPDEATKVIFGYTIANDVSARDLQRGDGQWARAKGMDTFCPLGPWIETDLDPQNLSLVTRRDDEVVQDGHTSDMVHQVLDLVSHCSRAFTLLPGDVILTGTPAGVGPVTAGQRVEIEIEDIGSLSNPFVAAE, from the coding sequence GTGCGCATCGCGAGGTACACGGAAGGTGACGACCCGGTCTACGGGCTCGTCGACGGTGGCGGGACCAAGATCGCCGAGGTGACCGGTGACCCCCTCTACCAACGGATCGAGCTGACCGGGAGGACGACGACGGTCGACGAGGTGCGCCTGCTGGCACCCGTCATCCCACGCAGCAAGATCATCGGCATCGGGCGCAACTACGCCGACCACGCCGCGGAGATGGGCAACGACGTCCCGGACGAGCCGCTGATGTTCCTCATCCCCAACACCGCCGTCGTCGGTCCGAACGACCCCGTCGTCATCCCGAGCCTGACGTCCGAGGTCCACTTCGAGGGCGAGCTCGCGGTGGTCATCGGCCGGATGTGCAAGGACATCTCGCCGGACGAGGCCACGAAGGTGATCTTCGGCTACACGATCGCCAACGACGTCTCCGCCCGCGACCTGCAGCGCGGGGACGGTCAGTGGGCCCGGGCAAAGGGCATGGACACCTTCTGTCCCCTCGGGCCGTGGATCGAGACCGACCTCGACCCGCAGAACCTGTCGCTCGTCACCCGCCGCGACGACGAGGTCGTCCAGGACGGGCACACCTCGGACATGGTCCACCAGGTCCTCGACCTGGTCAGCCACTGCTCCCGGGCCTTCACGCTGCTGCCCGGCGACGTCATCCTCACCGGCACACCGGCCGGTGTCGGCCCGGTCACCGCCGGCCAGCGGGTCGAGATCGAGATCGAGGACATCGGGTCGCTGTCCAACCCCTTCGTCGCCGCAGAGTGA
- a CDS encoding enoyl-CoA hydratase encodes MATPLVTVDTTDTVSTITIEQPQTRNALSVPVMEALIDALEDVARRTDVHAVVLATAGHVFSSGHDLAEVRAADQEEQQRIFSVCSRLMLLVQQIPQPVIARVQGVATAAGCQLVATCDLAVAAASARFATPGVRIGLFCSTPMVALSRAVPRKQAMRMLLTGEMVPADRALAMGLVSDVVPDEDLVAATDELARTVAGASSATVAVGKRAFYDQIDLPIERAYEEMTTVMVDNALSPDAREGVGAFLDKREPQWQHRAH; translated from the coding sequence ATGGCCACCCCACTCGTCACCGTCGACACCACGGACACCGTCAGCACCATCACCATCGAGCAGCCGCAGACGCGCAACGCCCTGTCCGTGCCCGTCATGGAGGCCCTGATCGATGCGCTCGAGGACGTGGCCCGCCGCACCGACGTCCACGCGGTCGTCCTCGCCACGGCCGGTCACGTCTTCTCCTCCGGTCACGACCTCGCCGAGGTCCGCGCCGCCGACCAGGAGGAGCAGCAGCGGATCTTCTCCGTCTGCTCGCGCCTGATGCTCCTCGTCCAGCAGATCCCCCAGCCGGTCATCGCCCGCGTCCAGGGCGTGGCGACCGCGGCCGGCTGCCAGCTGGTGGCGACCTGCGACCTGGCGGTGGCCGCCGCCTCGGCACGATTCGCCACCCCGGGCGTGCGCATCGGGCTCTTCTGCTCCACCCCGATGGTCGCCCTCTCGCGCGCCGTCCCGCGCAAGCAGGCGATGCGGATGCTGCTCACCGGTGAGATGGTCCCGGCCGACCGCGCCCTGGCCATGGGGCTGGTCTCCGACGTGGTCCCCGACGAGGACCTGGTCGCCGCGACGGACGAGCTGGCGCGCACGGTCGCCGGCGCATCGTCGGCCACCGTCGCCGTGGGCAAGCGCGCCTTCTACGACCAGATCGACCTGCCGATCGAGCGGGCCTACGAGGAGATGACCACGGTGATGGTCGACAACGCCCTCTCGCCCGACGCCCGGGAGGGCGTCGGCGCCTTCCTCGACAAGCGTGAGCCGCAGTGGCAGCACCGCGCGCACTGA